A genomic window from Yoonia rosea includes:
- a CDS encoding ShlB/FhaC/HecB family hemolysin secretion/activation protein — MVHRSRFTALSGAFGLLAGVAQAQVNCIPIDTIEVTGVTLLRAAETDAALAPFRGQCLDIDGINGALEAITFLYVDKGYVTARAYLPEQNIADRSLDITVVEGELSAVTFNGETRPLWEAIVFPDLSGKAANLREIEQGLEIIRAMPSYNATMEISAGAEEGQSVLEVTAVAERPWTARIGANNGGTPDNGEYVGTIDLTYDHLLGLNETWSLNLSRGSEEYPFSPDTGGAGTEAIGGSLRLPYGRWALTGNYRYSSYETDTLGPITAIGTDGWTTTADIGLSRVMHRNQTSKTTLSGNVEYRDNVNRIAEIEINASSRTLASARLDLEHERSVWGGSLTTRLGYEQGLSAFGAEEKGDPFSSANPQFSLSDFEISYFRPWQPEIGTLSLTSALRGQFSDDDLYGAYRFGLGGQSSVRGVKSWTNEGEPARPDPDGGPDLEPVDAVNVGLFTGNTGVVWRNDMAWSPQLELPSQLGRFQVYGALDAGVVDFDRSGAGKALSGGAIGMRTVGGLYSFDVAWQRLIAIDEETTSALSPVLDPDGIFIVSLSARF; from the coding sequence TGTCGCTCAGGCGCAGGTTAATTGTATTCCGATTGATACGATTGAGGTGACGGGCGTCACATTGTTGCGTGCTGCCGAGACCGACGCGGCCCTTGCCCCCTTTCGCGGGCAGTGTCTGGACATAGACGGGATCAATGGCGCGCTCGAGGCGATTACATTCCTCTATGTTGACAAGGGCTATGTTACCGCACGCGCCTATCTGCCCGAGCAAAACATTGCGGATCGGTCGCTGGATATCACGGTGGTTGAGGGTGAATTGTCAGCTGTTACCTTTAATGGTGAGACCCGCCCCCTCTGGGAAGCGATTGTGTTTCCAGACCTGAGCGGTAAAGCGGCCAACCTGCGCGAGATCGAGCAAGGATTGGAGATTATCCGCGCGATGCCATCTTACAACGCGACGATGGAGATCAGCGCGGGTGCGGAAGAAGGCCAGTCTGTGCTTGAGGTGACAGCAGTGGCCGAGCGGCCCTGGACCGCGCGGATCGGGGCCAACAACGGCGGAACACCGGATAATGGCGAATATGTCGGCACCATTGATCTGACCTATGATCATCTGCTGGGGCTGAATGAGACATGGTCGCTCAACCTGTCGCGCGGGTCTGAGGAATACCCGTTTTCGCCAGACACAGGCGGCGCCGGAACCGAAGCCATCGGTGGGTCGCTCCGCTTGCCTTACGGGCGGTGGGCGCTGACGGGAAACTATCGGTATTCCAGCTATGAAACCGACACTTTGGGCCCGATTACCGCGATTGGCACCGATGGCTGGACAACGACGGCGGACATCGGCCTGAGCCGTGTCATGCACCGCAATCAGACCAGCAAAACAACTCTGTCCGGCAACGTCGAATACCGCGACAACGTGAACCGCATTGCAGAAATTGAGATCAACGCCTCAAGCCGGACACTGGCCAGCGCGCGCCTTGATCTTGAACATGAACGCAGCGTCTGGGGCGGCAGCCTGACAACGCGGCTCGGATATGAGCAGGGGCTTTCGGCCTTTGGCGCCGAAGAAAAGGGCGATCCGTTTTCCTCGGCGAACCCGCAGTTTTCATTGAGTGATTTCGAAATCAGCTATTTCCGGCCGTGGCAGCCAGAGATTGGCACTCTGAGCCTGACATCCGCATTGCGCGGCCAATTCAGTGACGATGACCTTTATGGGGCCTATCGTTTTGGTCTGGGTGGCCAATCATCCGTGCGCGGCGTCAAAAGCTGGACGAATGAGGGCGAACCTGCACGGCCCGACCCGGATGGTGGGCCCGATTTGGAACCGGTAGATGCCGTGAATGTCGGACTGTTCACAGGCAATACGGGTGTCGTGTGGCGCAACGATATGGCTTGGTCGCCTCAACTGGAACTCCCCAGCCAATTGGGGCGCTTTCAGGTCTATGGTGCGCTGGACGCCGGTGTTGTGGATTTTGATCGCTCGGGCGCGGGCAAGGCCTTGTCAGGGGGCGCCATTGGTATGCGGACCGTGGGCGGTCTTTATTCGTTTGATGTGGCATGGCAACGGTTGATCGCGATTGACGAGGAAACAACCTCGGCGCTTTCGCCCGTTCTCGACCCTGATGGTATTTTCATTGTTTCTCTTTCAGCCCGATTTTAA